The Balaenoptera ricei isolate mBalRic1 chromosome X, mBalRic1.hap2, whole genome shotgun sequence region gacaagcaaaagctaagagaactcagcatcaccaaaccagctttataacaactgccaaaggaacttctctaggcaggaaacacaagagaaggaaaagacctacaataacaaacccccaaaaattaagaaagtggtaacaggaacatacatatcaataattaccttatatgtaaatgaattaaatgctccaaccaaaggacataaactggctgaatggatacaagacccatatatatgctgtctacaagagacccacttcagacctagggacacatacagactgaaagtgaggggatagaaaaagatattccatgcaaatggaaatcaaaagaaagctggagtagcaattctcatatcagacaaaatagacttcaaaataaagactattacaagagacaaagaaggacactacataatgatcaagggatcaatccaagaagaagatataacagttgtaaatatttatgcagccaacataggagcacctcaatacataaggcaaatgctaacagccataaaaggggaaatcgacagtaacacaatcatagtaggggacgttaacaccccactttcaccaatggaccgatcatgcaaaatgaagataaataaggaaacccaactttaaatgacacattaaacaagatggacttaattgatatttataggacattccatccaaaataacacaatacactttcttctcaagtgctcatggaacattcttcacgatagatcatatcttgggtcacaaatcaagccttggcaaatttaagaaaattgaaatcatatcaagtatcttttccgaccacaacgctatgagactacatatcaattacaggaaaaaaatctgtaaaaaatacatgtacatggaggctaaaccatacactacttaataaccaagagatcactgaagaaatcaaagaggaaatcaaaaaatacctagaaacaaatgacaatgaaaacacaatgacccaaaacctatgggctgcagcaaaaacagttctaagaggaagtttatagcaatacagtcctacctcaagaaacaagaaacatctcaaataaacaacctaaccttacacctaaagtaattagagaaagaagaacaaaaaacactccaaatgagcagaaggaaagaaatcataaagatcagatcagaaataaatgaaaaagaaatgaaggaaacaatagcaaaaatcaatgaaactaaaagctggttctttgagaagataaacaaaattgataaacatttagccagactcatcaagaaaaagagggagaggactcaaatcagtagaattagaaatgaaaaaggagaagttacaacagacactgcagaaatacaaagcatcataagagactactacaagcaactctatgccaataaaatggacaacctggaagaaatggacagattcttagaaatgcacaacctgccgagactgaaccaggaatagaaaatataaacagaccaatcacaagtaatgaaattgaagctgtgattaaaaatcttccaacaaacaaaatcccaggaccagatggcttcacaggctaatactatcaaacatttagagaagcgctcacacctatccttctcaaactcttccaaaatatagcagagggagaaaaactcccaaactcattctacaaggccaccatcaccctgataccaaaaccagacaaagatatcacaaaaaaagaaaaatacaggccaatatcactgatgaacatagatgcaaaaacccttcacaaaatactagcaaacagaatccaacagcacattaaaaggatcatacaccctgatcaattgcagtttattccaggaatgcaaggattcttcaatatacgcaaatcaatcaatgtgagacacaatattaacaaattgaaggacaaaAGCATATGATGATcccaataaatgcagaaaaagcttttgacaaaattcaacacccatttattctaaaaactctccacaaagtaggcatagagggaacttacctcaacataataaaggccatatctgacaaacccacagccaacatcattctcaatggtgaaaaactgaaaccatttccactaagatcaggaacaagacaaggttgcccactctcgccactattattcaacatagttttggaagttttagccacagcaatcagagaagaacaagaaataaaaggaatccaaatgggaaaagaagtaaagctgtcactcttagaagatgacatgacactatacataaagaatcctaaagatgctcccagaaaaccactagagctaatccatgaatttggtaaagtagcaggatacaatattaatgcacagaaatctcttgcattcctatacactaatgatgaaaaatctgaaagtgaaactaagaaaacattcccatttaccactgcaacaaaaagaataaaatatctatggataaacctacctaaggagacaaaagacctgtatgcagaaatttataagacactgatgaaagaaattaaagatgatacaaacagattggAACATTGtgaaattggaagaatcaacattgtaatagtctttattttaaagtctattttgtctgatatgagaattgctactccagctttcttttgatttccatttgcatggaatatctttttccatcccctcactttcagtctgtatgtgtccctaggtctgaagtgggtctcttgtagacagcatatatatgggtcttgtttttgtatccattcagccagtctgtatcttttggtgggagcatttaatctatttacatttaaggtaattatcgatatgtatgttcctattcccattttcttaattgttttgggtttgttattgtaggtcttttccttctcttgtgtttcctgcctagagaagttcctttagcatttgttgtaaagctggtttggtggtgctcaattctcttagcttttgcttgtctgtaaaggttttaattttaatttctccatcaaatctgaatgagatccttgttgggtagagtaatcttggttgtaggtttttccctttcatcactttaaatatgtcctgctactccctctggcttgtagagtttctgctgatagatcagctgttaaccttatggggattcccttgtatgttatttgttgtttttcccgtgctgcttttaatattttttctttgtatttaatttttgacagtttgattaatatgtgtcttggcgtgtttctccttggatttatcctgtatgggactctctgcgcttcctggacttgattgactatttcctttcccatattagggaagttttcaactaaaatctcctcaaatattttctaagaccctttctttttctcttcttcttctgggacccctagaatttgaatgttggtgcatttaatgttgtcccagaggtctctgagactgccctcaattcttttcattcttttttctttattctgctctgcagtagttatttccaccattttatcttccaggtcacttatccgttcttctgcctcagttattctgctactgactccttctagagaatttttaatttcatttattgtgttgttcatcattgtttgtttgctgtttagttcttctagctccctgtgaaacatttcttgtattttctccattctgtttcccagattttggatcatctttactatcattactctgaattctttttcaggtagactgcctatttcctcttcatttgtttggtctggtgggtttttaccttgctccttcatctgctgtgtgtttctctgtcttctcgttttgcttaacttactgtgtttggggtctcctttttgcaggctgcaggttcgtagttcccgttgcttttgatgtctgcccccggcgggtaaggttggttcagtggcttgtgtaggcttcctggtggaggggacactagtgcctgtgttctgggggatgaagctggatcttgtctttctggtgggcaggactgcatccggtggtgtattttggggtgtctgtgaacttactatgattttagacagcctctgtgctaatgggtggggttgtgctcctgtcttgctagttgtttggcatagggtgtcctgcactggagcttgctggttgttgagagGAGCTGGGTCTtgctgttgagatggagatctctgggagagttttcgccgactgatattatgtggagccgggaggtctctggtggtccaatgtcctgaactcggctctcccacctcagaggcgctggcctgacacccggccgagcaccaagaccctgtcagccacacagctggatCCACATCAGAAGAGCAAGGAATAGGAAGGTGTTCCTCAGAACTAAAAGCCTCACTGTTGGTCTCCTGGCTGGGTCTCTGCAACATGTAATCCCTTACATCATAAACTGATGACCAGTCCAAAGCATTGCTCTCCTCTGACTGGCTTCCTAGAGTGGCTTCCTGAGTTGCCATAGTCTGCTTCGCAACAGCAGCTGCCTCAGACTGGAAGCCTTAGTTTTTTATTGTTACAATTTAatggcttcaaacaacacaaatttgctgtcttacagttctgtaggtcggAAGTCCAACATGAgtctcactggactaaaatcaaggtgtcagtagggctgtGCTCCTTTCTACATGCtaggggagaatctatttccttgccttttccagcttttagaggtCACCGACTGCTATtgtctgaatgtctgtgtccaacccccaaaattcatctgttgaaatcctaaccctccaaggatgatggtattaggagatcaGGCTTTTGGGAGGTACTTAGGTCATGAGACTTCAcccctcataaatgggattagtgtgtcgttttttgttgttgttttttttgtttggttgcacTGCAAGGCTttcgagatcttagttccccaaccagggattgaacccaggccatggaaTTGAAAGCGccatgtcctaaccactggacctccagggaattcccaggattaGTGTCTTATAAAGGAGGCTCCTcgtcccttccaccatgtgaagacagtaTGAAGGCGgcagctatgaaccaggaagagggtctccacccaaccatgctggcaacttgatcttggactttccagtctccagaactgtgagaaataaatttctgttgttcttaaACTACCCAAtccatggcattttgttataaGAGCCTGAACACCATTCCCTGGCTTTTGGCCCCCTTCTCTGTCTTGAAAGCTAGCAACAACTGGTTGTCTTTACATCACCTCTCTGACCCACTTGCATGCCTCCCTCTTCCATTGTTTAAGAAcccatgtgattagattgggctcacctggataatccaggctaatctccccatctcaatgtTCAtacccttaatcacatctgcaaagtaccttttgccatgtaaggtaacattcacaaatTTCAGGGATTAGCACATGGGCATCTTGGTGAGGAGGGCATAATTTTGCCTAAGTTGGAGAAataggattaaaaacaaaatctctccAAACTCAGAAATCCCTTCCACAATGGTAGTAGAGGAAGAAAACCATTTTCGTTACtgaataagcattaaaccagAATGTGGTGTGGATCACAAGTAATCTATTAAGAGATCGCAAAGACTGAAAGCAATCTCACCATTTTGTATGGCCAAGCAGATACAACCTATTACatacatgtccttttttttttttttttggctgcgccacaaggcttgtgggatcttagttccccaactagggattgaacccaggccctcagcagtgaaagcaaggagtgctaaccactggacaaccagggaattcccaggaaataaTCTTTGAATATATCATACCTATAGTGAAGAGTTAAaccagattctttttctttttcttttttttttttgctgcattgggtcttctttgctgcgtgcagactttctctagttgcggcgagcagggggctactcttcgttgtggtgcacgggcttctcattgcagtggcttctcttgttgcagagcatgggctctaggtgcatgggcttcagtagttgtggcatgtgggctcagtagctgcagctcatgggcttagttgctccatggcatgtgggaccttcccggaccagagctcgaacctgtgtcgcctgcattggcaggcggattctttttttttttttttttttaattgtatttatttatttatggctgtgttgggtcttcgtttctgtgcaagggctttctctagttgtggcaagcggggaccactcttcatcgcggtgcgcgggcctctcactatcgcggcctctcttgttgcggagcacaggctccagacgcgcaggctcagtagctgtggcacgcgggcctacttgctccgcagcatgtgggatcttcccagaccagggctcgaacccgtgtcccctgcactggcaggcagattcttaaccactgcgccaccagggaagccctggcaggcggattcttaaccactgcgccaccagggaagtccctaaatcagATTCTTGATTCACACAAAAAAACACACTTTTTACTCATACATTAATTTTACAAATTGTTATGATGCCTTTATTTCTTATGCTTTCAAATGATTAACTATTGACTATTACTTTGTAGttctttatgagttctttcccATTCCAAGCCTAGGGAGTAGCTTAACTCAGGAGCCtggtcatttaaatttttaattaagggacttccctggcggttcagtggctaagactctgtgcttccactgcagggggcccgggttcaatccctgatcagggaactagatcccacatgcatgccgcaactaagagttcatgtgccacaactaaggagcccgtgtgccacaactaggacctggtacaaccaaataaattaatttaaaaaaaattttaattaagagttttccttttagaaattgaagatgatgtaaagaaatggaaagatcttccatgttcttgggttggaagaattaatactgttaaaatgggcatactacccaaagcaatctacagatttaatgcaatccctatcaatctacccatggcatttttcacagaactagaacaaataatcctaaaatttatatggaaccataaaagacccagaattgccaaagcaatcctgagggaaaagaacaaagcaggaggcataaccctcccagacttcagacaatactacaaagctacagtaatcataacagcattgtactggcacaaaaacagacatatggatcaatgggacagaatagagagcccagaaataaacccacacacctatggtcaattaatcttcgacaaaggaggcaagaatatacaatggagaaaagacagcctcttcagcaagtggtgttgggaaagctggacagcctcatgtaaatcaatgaagttagaacacaccctcacatcatacacaaaaattaactcaaaatggcttaaagacttaaatataagacacggcaccataaaactcctagaggagaacataggaaaacattctctgatataaatcataccaatgctttcttaggtcagtttcccaaggcaatagaaataaaagcaaaaataaacaaatgggacctaatcaaacgtataagcttttgtacagcaaaggaaaccatcagcaaaacaaaaagacaacctatggactaggagagaatatttgcaagtgatatgactaacgagggcttaatttccaaaatatacaaacagctcatataacttaataacaaaaaaacaaacgaccaattgaaaagtggacagaagacctaaatagacatttccccaaagaagacatacagatgggcaacaaacacatgaaaagatgctcaacattgctaattattagagaaatgcaaatcaaaagtacaatgagggggcttccctggtggcgcagtggttgagagtctgcctgccaatgcaggggacacgggttcgagccctggtctgggaagatcccacatgccgcggagcaactaggcccgtgagccacaactactgagcctgcgcatctggagcctgtgctccgcaacaagagaggccgcgatagtgagaggcccgcgcaccatgatgaagagtggcccccacttgccgcaactagagaaagcccttgcacagaaacgaagacccaacacagccataaataaataaataaataaataaatggacacaGGATTTGTTATaatcctataaaaaaaaaaagtacaatgaggtatcacctcacaccagtcagaatggtcataattaaaaagtgtacaaataaaaaatgctggagagggcgtggagaaaacaaaaccctcctacactgttggtgggaatgtaaattgttgcagccactatggaaaacagtatggaggttcctcaaaaaactaaaaatacagttgccatatgaaccagcaattccatctactgggcatatatctggagaaaaccataattcaaaaagatacatgcaccccaatgttcattgcagcactatttacaatagccaagacatggaaacaacctaaatgtccatcaacaggtgaatggataaagaaaatgtgatacacatacacacacacacacacacacacacacacacacacacacacacacaatggaatactattcaggcataaaaaagaatgaaataatgccatttgcagcaacatggatggacctagagattatactaagtgaagtaagtcagaaagaaaaagataaatgccatatgatatcacttacatgtggaatctaaaatatgacacaagtgatcttatctacaaaacagaaacagactcacagacatacaaaacaaacttatggctaccaaaggggaaaggggagggggagggataaattaggagtttgggattagcagatacaaactactatatatagaacggataaacaacaaggtcctactgtatagcacagggaactatattcaatattctatgataaaccataatggaaaagaatatgaaaaagaatgcctatatatgtataactaaatcaccttgctgtacagcagaaatatttttttaatttttattagagtgtagttgatttacatgtacagtagaaattaacacactgcaaatcaactatacttcaataaaataaatgtttttttaaaaaagagttttccTTTTAAGGCCAATAAATTTCTCCTGAGTTTCCACTGATTACACAAGTAGCATCACATTTACATGATAATTTAGGCCCTTTGGTAATTGTTCCatctttccaaataatttttttcagatgtgAAATACAAATATACCCATGTCCATCATCTAGTATCAAAGTCTTATGAGACACCAGTTCAAGAGTACAGATGGAAATTCTAGTGTTTAATGTACATGGTTCTAATGTTTTAAGTCTTGAGGGCAAACCCATCTTATGGGCCATTTTTCACATCGGCTTAAATCAATACTTACATTATTGTAACAGTAAACTGAATCTCTATAGATAATAGGCATCCACCTTTGTTTATCCAGCCATATTGGGACTGGAGAGAACTTGCCTCCCAATATTAATCAGACCTGTCTTCTGCAGTTTCTATCTGTAGATGCCAGCTTTCTGTTTGCTAATTAGaaggttttttaaattacatcaaCCTTCCAGCAAACCAGTTAACAAGACCTTCCTGTGTTAAATTTACAGTTCAAGTACCTAGATGCATACTAACTACTTTTACTTTGTTACAATCAAAAATTACTAGTGAAGATGGTCCCACATGTACTCTGCCAATAATTGTAATGTTAGATTTTAAATGGAGATCGTGTCCAAACCGAGAGCACAATTTAGAGCTGATTGGGAATATGTGGTGGTGGGAATCATTTGagtgcaaaaagaaaaagtagtgtCACAACATTTCTTTTCTTAGTAAATGTGATTCTTAAAGTAACTGGAATAACCGCTGCTGTGAGTAGGACAGCATGAAGCTTATGAGAATAGTAATCAATTTTCTAGACTATCTCTTTTCAGTTGAGTTCAGTATCAATATCCGTTACTCTAGAAAAGTCCTTTGTGGAAACCACAGTGCAGTCTTCCTGCAATGCTGGTTTCACATGGAAAGCATGAATCCAACTAAGTTTCTCCTTTACCTTGATAGCCACATGGGTAATCAGTGTGCTTAAAAGCGTCCCTTTCAACTCAGCCCACCTTTCCTCTGGAATACCTTTATGTAGATGAAATTTTCCAGTTGATAGAGGTGGAAGACTTCCTCAGGTGGGTCCTTCCAGGTCCTATGACCTTAAGTCTCAAGGTTTCCAGGGAGGAGAGAAGCCTTTTTAAGAACTGGACATGACTATGAGAGGATTCAGTTAAATCAGGCACAGGACCTGGTCTCAGACCCAAATTCACAGACCTGCCAAACTAAGTTCAAAGGGAGAGTCCCTGCTTGATTGCAGGTGTCACTAATTTTGAATAAGGTAGGCCATTTTAACATGGTAGATGGCTGAATCTTAGCAAGGAGTTTGATTCATTTGCTCTACACATCCAGAGGACTGAGGTTTACAGGAATCTACAAACATTTGCATAATTCCTGAACAACgaagaaataaaatgacttcCTCTGTCCTAGTCAATATGCTCTAATATCTCAAAAAGGGGAATTCTATATATTAAGAGAGGCTTTACCACTGCCTGAATATTGGCTTTTGAAGTGGGAAACATTTCAGGCCATCCAAACGTCATACATACCATAACAAGACAAAATCTCTTACTTTTCACAAGCATTAGTTCTATGATAATCCTATTGCCACTAGGTGCCTGGTAAAGTTGGTTAAGGAGATTTTCCTGTGCTCACCTTGGGAGTAGCCTGTAAAGAATTCTGCTGACAAATAGCACATCTCTTTAATGTGTTCTTGCCTTTAAAATCCCTTTTTTATTCAGATGGTTTTGTTAATGACATAACACTAACCGGGACATAAGGATTATTGTTTGGAGTCTGCCATGTTTTAACAGCAGTTTTTGCAGCTCTGGCAGCAAAATGAACTACTGGCACCTGAGTAGGTAGTTGTAAAGCCCCTAAAAAATCAACTATCAGTTtttggtgagttttttttttttttttagttcttaataaagtaaaatcctccatttttaaaattgcccTGTTGCATGACGGACaccaaacataaatttattattagtagatacattatatgtttattttaagtCCAGAGCCAAGAACTGTAGCTCTAGTAACTGGTATTAACTTGTCTGCTTGTGTAGGCTTAATTCCGGACAAAACATGAGCTTCCAAGGCTGTATGATGTCACCACAGCATTGGAGGACCTAAGTGGATCACTTTTAGCCACAGTACATTGCCCAttggtaaatattattaaatctgcttttttttttggccacaccatgcagctagcaggatcttcgttccccaaccagagactgaacctgtgccacgacagtgaaagcacggagtcctaaccactggacagccagggaatgccctaaatctgtat contains the following coding sequences:
- the LOC132357196 gene encoding shieldin complex subunit 1-like → MATQEATLGSQSEESNALDWSSVYDVRDYMLQRPSQETNSEAFSSEEHLPIPCSSDVDPAESLVLESLVRRHGEEQSTIHTVMVEKGKES